Part of the Gigantopelta aegis isolate Gae_Host chromosome 15, Gae_host_genome, whole genome shotgun sequence genome is shown below.
aaataaaatgttatgaatattatctttcctagtgtatctaagaaatggtagacttaccaattttataatttgcaatgttagttttattctgtatgcatccagtattaaagtacacacttggtttgaagcaatcaattggtccaatgactagaaatgcagtacaaatgctcaaacgaatgttgaaaagtaaaatttgttttatttaacgacgccactagtgcacattgatttttatctttaatatcatcggctattggacgtcaaacacatggtcattttgacactgtttttagtggAAACCTGCGAAGTTCCCAGTGAcgacttacaaaaaataacgaaacgcatcgagatcttactgacatatttaatcatttgatttggcagtaaactccatcagtatcggtaaacattcactcccctagtttatcagaaggtcactaaatttctacatggccagtttgtcgctggagtaaatcattaaacgacgacactagtgcacattgatttttatctttaatatcatcagctattggacgtcaaacacatggtcattctgacactgtttttagcaGAAACCCGcaaagttcccagtgaccacttacaaaaaataacgaaacgtatcgagatcttactgacatatttaatcatttgatttggcagtaaactccatcagtattggtaaacattccctcccctagtttatcagaaggtcattaaatttctacaaggccagtttgtcgctggagtaaatcattaaatatattattattattattaatcagaacacctcgctacgctagatgtagagtaaattggaaaagatcgcatatattcgtgaaaacaattttccgactcttcgcccgatatctcacgaaagttaccgaacttcaatttgaagggaagtaactccagcaatcaattgttagaagaaaacatttcatggctaacgggtcgccaataaaactatatttgcgacagtaaaaccaccgatatacatccgcaaattggaaaacacagtagggttatccctaaatgacaccaaattagtgcttgtgatagttttggaatgttttcgtggaaatcgttgttatattaaaaaaacatttttggatatacaaaaaaggttttagggtcggcaggttcaaattagggtcggtctggtaaccggaaacaaacaatattttatgatacgccttaTCATCTAtcagaaattataaaaatacatgtacatgtatatggataattaattttcaagattgttgggtacataattttaccctccgtaccctctagcagaaacctAGCCAGTGTCTGACGATAAGAGAGCTATAGTCCGTCTCATCCTcctacacatttttgttttttttgtaaataatttcagtttggtttgatgtaaaaataaaaatgttttggaactaacaaaaatgtactattttgtgtgcaatttagaaaacaatcagcatataaataaataacgtgtagtaaattccatagtatgaaaaaatgcattcccccatgggacagactatagacaGACATATGGACAGTTACCATGCTCTCTGACCATCAGAGAATCTATATCAATATTGGATAACcctttcttgcccactggacagggatatccagcttttgcacggtgctaaaaaaatctgtctgaccctagggctagataaatctgtctgacctgagggctagacgatttctacatacgcgtgacatcataactcatgCTTTACAAGTACTCATGGTTTTtagaattctgtttgccattaggttagacaacatactttttttccgatgtgtaacgtttttgtatagttagcattaaaattagttaaaataattgtctcctccaactgaattataatcatagtaaacatatacttctgctgacatGTGTTAACAGCGATGACCAACTATGCGGAGCCTAGGATTGACGTAAAATCTgtgttttcctgcgaaaccgtcacataatattgaaattgaagttttgccgaaatccatcaaaattcaactgatatataaattctacgaaggtaagagtttaagaatcacttttcatccaatgtaatggaattatcgactcatttaatcagtcttcgatgtatatattgtcgttaagaatCAGTCGTTAAACTGCACACAGTCAGACGAATGGCCGAAATAAAGgttttggcaagacttccgattgttccagcattcagttaattCAGGCTcaagttaggtttagggttagtgatagtattaacaagcatgctggaacgtttggaagtcttagctttttttccttttctttttgtttgcatgtgtgtgtgtgtatgtgctttttTGTGTATGAgcttttgtgtgtatgtgcttttgtgtgtgtgtgtggggggggggggattaacctatatggttgtgagctttagggggATATTGTCtgaaaagttataaattaggtaagttttatgtagggaccctgaaatgttttaaagccaaaaaaattctaaaaactAATAATACTTGTGATTTTTTGCAATCGGAACAGATTTGCTGGTTACGGTTTCTTGGTTCGAtttaagccagtgcatcatggctagtatatcaaaggctgtggtacgtgctattctgtctgttgggtggtgtatataattataaaagatacctgtcaaaatatttgacatctaatagctgatgtttaataattcaatgtgctctagtgatgtctttaaacaaaacaaactttaacttatccatTAGTCCCCCTCCACCCAACCCCTAATTAAAacaacccaattttaccataatatatattaatacaattcctcacctaacagcagatcaattaccaatcttgggtaatttataataaatactgataagacattttattattcctttattgttattcttagaattttcaacttaatggtttttgccagagggtactgaggttaaacttatgtaccctaaaatcttggaaattaatagatatatttattaatgtttagataaatgatagtaaaagaactgctgtttataaatggtcatgtgcttgaaatgtaatgtcccaaatctaatttcaaaacatttcaaacccataaccacctagatgaggcacttacatctgttttgtttttattacctaccctaaatatgattttcttttggaaacagtagttttgtttttcatcatttattttataccccaaattttagcaaagcataggcatttttcttcttccacatgtcatcatatatgtagctttgtgcaactttctaatagaaatcaaataacatcaccgaagtatatatatatatatatatatatatatatatatatatatatatatatatatatatggttgttAGCTATTCAATTCGTACCATTGTCATTACGTACCTAATTTGGCTGTTTTGTACCCTGGTCATtgtcgtaccattgcaaaaagaaaTTTTGTACTgtggtcatttcataccataaaaatgtgtaatgtCAGACATGATATCACCCTGGTAGTcgtcttttattagtttttacaTTTCAAACCTCTATAAGATGCAAACATCACCTGCTACTGACTTTTTTCCCTTTCTTTGTTTTGACTTTATAAACCATTTAATTTTGTGAATTAACAAATGTGAAGTCAACATCTACCAAGATGTCGCTACATTTCTGACGTAGGTGAAAACCCGTAGAAGTTGGCATGCAGTTAGTAGTAAATACCAAATGGAAATAATGGGTTCTGAATTTccaactgtcaaaataaagtaagtaagtaaaccccccaccccatcccacaaCACCATTGCATATTTGTGGGGGAAATGCAGCACAACTGCCTGTATGATATGGTCAATTCACTTGTTATATACTGGTACgaaattacattttacaatggtacaaaatgactagggtacgaaatgaaaTGGATAGTACAATATGAATATGACTATCATTATGGACTAGTATGATATGATTCTATGAAGTGATGtgattcaaatatatataataataataataataataataagttattttttaaacaaaacatgttcagCACCAATTTAATTTTGATTCAATAGTGgtcataaataattaatttaatgttggCAAGGAACCagtttataattaaatgtgtCAACATGGCTACAAGTTACAACTTCTAATACGACACTTTAGTTACATTTATGTTATGCAAATATaacaatgttaataaaaaaaattctaagttACTCTCCTCCCCCTCGTTAATATTTTAAcgatatcatatatatatatgcaaaccctttgaaaataattcttaCTTCTGGAAGAAATCGAGTAGCAGCCTTGCAACATCAATATTACTGGATAGATTTCGGTCTTCTTTTAACTCATTCCATCGAGTGATTTCGTCCCCGATAAATATCTGCTTTAATCTCCGCAGTTTTGATCTCTCAGCACACCTTCTTTTTACTTCTGAAGCAGGCATTGATTTTCTATTTCGCGTAATTTTAGCACGCGTCGCCATTTTGTTCCCATGGCGTACTCGATaatggtcacgtggtataccaacatctgtgacgttgaaacaggaaaatcccctctaaaaatagattggacctcgtctgcttaaaggagaggacaattaaggcagttggcctggtatgcatattcaacgatatataatgcacattattgcttaatatcaacacgtataatcgtatagttaattaataaaacggttaaatgtgacggctattatatataacgggcgcagccattttgtaccatctcagtgagtacgccctctggcaagctggtggttacgtaatacttaacgcgtaacgtccggaatgagccttagaaatagagaaacacaatctacctggtttttgcaggatgataaatagtcatacattgcaatgttctgtaataatacacatccaagtaagccagcaataagtatatccagcactatatatatctatatatatatatatatatatatatatatatatgtatatatatattatttttcaatacaaaataaaataccattgtcaaagtggctacacaacaagtcgaaacaattaacaatgttttgcccatgcattaacctatgtactgaaatgatacacggagtgttttcttagttaattggtctatgctgttagttgcttctacctgtgattcctgattggcaggtgtgtatttgattggtaaccagacgagccaattaattgacgctgtctagacacaaaaatacataccggtattgtggaatattacctgtcgcccctaaaattgcaatggacatggtttattgctgtaaatagttctgtaaaactattgattaagtagacttttccatctaaaaccacagaactgaccaattacgtagtcccaaagaaaagaaaattaccacttgggtatcgtgggttgtcgttttttctccaacgtagcatatcaataggcctaatagtgtacatttttcctttggattatttaacaaagaaaaatactataaccccattttgttccgttaatgcaacttgaaatatatttagttaaatagtttattatattgttacGTCATTTAGGctattttacaagtcaggttgatcaaagagaagcgccttgtcgacaattactgcttttgtttacactgtacatacaggagatggttaggagctgacgtcacttcgccccaagctattccaccggacgtcacaaaaacgaaacaaaatggctgcccccagttatcaggaataatcatgttttttttattaactctaaaattacgcgtttttcatttgctaaagtatcagtatgtgttggtggtctgggtatgcatctttccaacacataaggttcttgtttgagttgaccctacctttaacggttttttctcgagggTACGCGcctttttaagaaaaaaacaaaaggcatttcgtggttttacaaacatcaggattacccaaaaacacttcaggtgaatggaaatgagtattctaaataataaaatataagtaaagtgcaattttatttgtgaaaaaatgggtttaatagcgaaaaaacACCGCCGTAGcctaatggttaacaactagccgttactagggcgtgtccctttaaggatccgcggggcctgtagcaccaATAACAACGGGggccccttcccaggatatatattttgcaacccctcGGAGAGGGCGAAAATGATCtagggaaaataaatgtacacatcaccgcagaccccctgaagcgcgggacccgtagcacgtgctacatgtgctactaggataaaccggcattgttaatgtgtataatatgtactttagattttaaaaactgttttattgaTGAATGTTTGTGAAGAACGTGtttaatatgtattatgtacttCCGATTTTAAAAACTTCTTGTTAGAAATTATATTGTGACCAATTTttaggctatatatatatataatttatacattttcGAAACTGAAAAGATCAGGGTCTGAAGGCTTTGACAACATAATGGCCGTGTGTGTTATGTAAATAGGCTATCTCATTTGTAAGTTGGTGGGATAGTGTGAATGGAGGTTTGGTGATGAGTTGgtcttattaaaaaaacctaaatcagcTTAAGAATAAGGCCTATATAACAGTTGATGCTGTTCAGAACCAGCACTCCCAGTCCCTGATTGCTGACGGTGAATGTATCAGCATCCAGGTACGTCAGCATCTGTTCATCAATCGTTACCTTGCTCAGCTTCGCCAGACTTCCGAAGGTATTCGCGTGCAATGACGTCATTCCGCAGTTGATGACGGAAATGGACATTACATTAATGAGGTTGCTGAAAAGAGCTTGTGGAAGCGATCCATTTGTCCTCACGTTGATTAAGGCGAACTCTCCTCTGGGTGATGGGGCGGTGTAGTCTTTCTGAATGTTCACCCCGTATAAAGTATCCGAGGAAAGGTTCAAGATGCTGCCACCAAAAATAAGTAGCAGATTTAAGCTGTTCAAATTTCGGAAGGCATTGAACTAACCTTAACTCATCAGGGGCCTTATTGACTAAATACTCGTAACTTTATGATATCGCAGTGCACtgaaaccccccccaaaaaaacaacaaaaaaaaacaaacaaacaaaaaaacaaacccaacccaacaaaaccccccccccaaaaaaaaaaccgagaaaaaaagagaaagaaacatGCAAAGACTAtactatactagtatatattaagaGAGCCTAAGgaagctttgtgaattaggccccaggtccaTAGTAACAAtatgggggttggggtgggataTATGCACATTTTGGGGGTTAAAAAAGATAGTAGGTAAAAAGAGGAAATGTGGATCATGACAACAAGTGGGCAGGGCCTGTTCCTATGTAAATGGATATAcacaattgttttattgatgaaTGTTTGTTAACAACgtgtttaatgtatattttgtacttaagattttaaaaaaatgctttttTGATGAATGTTTAGGAAGAACCTGTTTAATGTGCAGAGCCgttttaaggatccgcggggcctgtagcacaaataacaacGGGGGCCCCTTTCCAGAagatatattttgcaacccctcGGAGAGATGGGGAAAATGACCtagggaaaataaatgtacacatcaccgtggaccccctgaagcgcgggtcacgtagcacgtgctacatgtgctactaggataaaccggctttGTTAATGCGTATAACATGTactttagattttaaaaaactgtcttattaataaatgtttgtgaAGAACGTGtttaatatgtattatgtactacagattttaaaaacttCTTGTTAGAAATTGTATTCTGACCAAGTTGTCAAGGATCTTGGGATGATTTGTACAGATCTTCCTACCGGTCATGTAGAAGATATTTTAGTTGATTTATAAAGCTTTATATTTTTACTCACCTATACTTGTACCATCTGGACAGGTCTCTGGTGAAGTGCAGTTTTTATTGTAGTATGTCCGGACACGCATTCctgtgataaaataaaataaaatatatatatatatatcttttgggGGTGGagtgtgttgggtttttttggggtttttaaaaaaattattatttaattattttaatcaagatatatttctagtaaattttaaatgatatttatattaGTGTGACGTTTGATGTGCTTTGAAAGTGTTAGCCGCTTAAGAATAATCTGTTATTTACAATAAAGGTATCATAAATGTACaaacgtttattattattactgtatttaAGGGGGGAGGCGCTGTTTACAGATGTGAACATTTACGAGCTTAGAAAGAGTACGCTGAAAGTTGTATAGAACAGTGCATTGTTGGGATGGTGAGGAAGAAagaaggaatattttgtttatattaacatCACACTTTAACTACAGttatatagtaaaaaaaaaagtttgttttatttaacgacgccgctagagcacattgattttttatcttatcatcggctattggacgtcaaacatatggtcattctgacactgtgtttagaggaaacccgctgtcgccacatatgctactctttttacgacaggcagcaaggtatcttttatttgcgcttcccacaggcaggatagcacaaaccatggcctttgttgaaccagttatggatcactggtcggtgcaagtggtttacacctacccattgagccttgcggagcactcactcagggtttggagtcggtatctcgattaaaaatcccatgactcgactgggatccgaacccagtacctaccagcctgtagaccgatggcctgccacaacgccaccgaggccggtctacacACAGTTATATAGCGTCCGACAtatagggttaaggaccacagaaataatgagaggaaatccgctgccgCCATTCGTGGGCtaatcttttcaattagcagcaagggatcttttatatgcagcatcccacaaacAAAGATAGTATATATCACAGCTTTTTAttacatcagtcgtggtgcactggctggaacgagaaatagcccaatgagcccaccgacagggatcgagtCTTGACTGACcgctcatcaggcgagcgctttaccactggactacatcccgtcTTGGATGGTGAAGAAGACACTAGTTGAATGGAGCAGACGGGACTGAGTGAATGGAATGAGGCTATGCTAGTTTGTATTACACATACCGGTTGAACAAATCATATCGCCTTccaatgatattttattatcGTCTGCAAACTCCATCCACCAGAGTCTGCAGGTACAGTTCCAGTTGATGCAGTTCAGAACCAGTATCCCCAGTCCTTGATTGCTGACGGTGAATGTATCAGCATCCAGGTACGTCAGTATCTCTTCATCAATCGTTACCTTGCTCAGCTTCGCCAGACTTCCGAAGGTACTCGCATGCAGTGACGTTATTCCGCAGTTGATGATCGAAATGGACGTTACGTTAACGAGGTTGCTGAAAAGAGCTTGTGGAAGCGATCCATTTGTCTTGACGTTGAGTAAGGCGAACTCTCCTCTGGGTGATGGGGCGGTGTAGTCTTTCTGAATGTTCACCACGTATAACGTATCCAGGGAAAGGTTTGATATGCTGCCACCGGAAATAAGCAGCAGATTTAAGCTGTTCAAATTTTGGAAGGCATTGGCAGCAAGGCTAGATATTTCACAGTTGGATATTCGGAGTTCTGCTACCCATGAAAAATCTGTGGATGAAAGaccaattttattatattatcagcTTAGAGTGTTAACGACAAGATAGTTATCCTTTTAAAAAACCGTATTTTTGCATGAGACAAGAGTAGAACGGACATTTTGTCAAGCTCATGTAAAACGTAGACCTAATTTTTTTCATAGTAAGAGAGTATTTTCAAATTGACACATGAACAAATTTTAACTCTCatgtcactatatatatatagagggcTTAGAGAGGCGAACAAGGCGAGAGGGCaacaaaaagttagtttgtatttgtttaactacaccactagagcacactgctttattaatcatcggctgttggatgtcaaacatttgttaattctgagtgttagaaaggaaatccgctatattttaccattagtagcaagggattttttttgtatgcaccatcccatagacaggataacacatactatggcctttaattatgacataccagttgtgctgGCTGTACcaagtaatagcccaatggggatcgatcccagaccgactgcactaCATGCATGTACTTTGCTACTTGGCTGTGTCCTGCCCCCAAGACCGTGTGTATTCAAAGCCAACAAACTATGTTGTTCAGTAATGTGACAAAAACAgcccaataaataaatataaaaagaacGTTGTTTGCTATTAGattgttgatgtttttgttagtgttctatttttgttttttgtgtttttatttccaaCATGTACTTAAGATTTTATTACTATTCTGAAaggatttaattttttgagaggTCTTTCTGTTGTGGGGCCATTCATTCACAAttattttatcaacatttttgaTGAGTGAAGAAAGGAGTCTAAACATGCGAAaggcattttatgaaatatatacacTTTTTGGTGCAGTCGtttggtaataaaaaaaatatatatattctgtacaCGTGTGAAAAGGTTGAAGATTATGAATGCCATGTCAATACACGTACACATCCACCCCTCAAGTGTCGCTTTACAAACTTTGgccagttattttattaatgtgattaaaaatatatacatgtatatattacagttaCGTAATATGAGCTAGGCAATTACATTTTCATGattcaaatgatgtaaattTTCTGTGAAAGATGTTTTACTTTAACACCAATAAACCAGTTATTTTTGACTGATTGTTAAtcatttttaatgtgtttttatgttGAGTTTGCAATAGTGTGTAGGTTATGCGTATATCGTCGCGTGAGAGACAGAAGGTTGTAAGCGGCAGAGAGACCTAAAACGTCTTTTCTTTTTGCATATTCGGAATCGCCATCCCTGATTACATATCGTCACGAAAAATCGTAGCTGTACCCTTAATAGCATCGCTTATATagaaggatttaaatggtcTTAAGTCCACCATAGATACcaatttgcacgaaaatagacgtaactgacacGGACTTAACTCGATTTGCTTTCTGTGATTATGTGAACACTGCTGGTCGTATGTGGTAGATACaccgttttgtttgtttatcacttgccatcgggattgTACAAAATAACTTTTACTGGCCCGAATCCAAAAAAACATTGGCCTCGGGcctcgggccaccgtattctagaaggcCTGGGTAGATACAccgtttttaaatgcagttcattatataattatagttatgTCTGATATAGGTGGTGTGTGGCAAATACGACCCATAAGCATTATTTGCTATCGGCCTGTTATGGAAATTAATTTAGAGCATACATTATGTCAATTTGtttatgtgcttgaatcctaaaaataatgTGACTTGTCCTTGTGAGAGCCCGGTGTGTCGTGGATAAAATTTTGATACTGCATGTAACGAACTATTTGACAACAGACAAAACTCGTGTCTGTAATTATAAATAGGAActgcagtaacattaatgtttgaaCGGTGTACTGTTTTATGTgcatcataattatatttggtGAAATTtcttgggggaaaaaaaatcttttttgaaGTGTTTTTATGGAAGCAGATTTTCCAATATGTAAATTATATCtatagatacaattttaattcataataatgtattatacgaCCAACGTGCAAGCATAATTACACTGATTtggatgtatttaattatatgttactgATTAACAACAATGCACATACAAATGCAACTGTAATTTAACtgtaccataccacagacaggatagcacataccacggcatttgatgtaccagttgtgatgcactggctgtaacgagagaaatagcccagtaggccaccgacggggatcgatcacagaccgaccgcacatcaggtgagcgctttaccactcggctttgtaaccaccaccaccaccaccaccaccaccaccacccaagaGGGCAAGAAAATCAAACCTGTAAATGAGCTGGCATCCAGAGTAAGAGCACCACCAGAGCTGCATTCCATGCCCAGACTTGGGGCGTAATTTGCATCAAAAGTTACCGACGTCATACTACCGAAGTTTATTGCATCGACTGATGTAAATGATCCATTGACATTGGTTACTTGTAACCTCTGTGGTATGGGGGTCAAACGAGCTTGCATTCAGAGGAATAGCAGAAGTGAAGTCGCACGTGAAAATTCCCAACTCGTGTAGACACCCAGTGGGAACGGTTAAACTTTGAATTTGAGTAAGCAGTCCGAAGTAAACGAGACACCGTACGAATAGCATTACCACCGTTGTCTGGAAAACAAACTAGTGCCGTAACACGTTCAAAGGTGATCTTTTAGTTTCCAATTCTTTAcgtgtatgtattattttacaaaactggTAAAATATAAGCGCCAAAATAAAGGTATTAAGACGACAAAATATATTGCTATCAAAATTGAATATCTGAGCACACCAGAGCATAATCATAATAACTTTAGTGACATTAAGCACATAAGCTTTgataaagtaaatttaatataaagttGAGAATGCCTTAATTGTAAAATCCAGACCATTTAAAATCGCCACTAGCCCGACAACAATAAATCCACGAGAGAAAGttctgtttctttttgtttatattttgcattgGCCCAGTGGCTTCGCTAGATCAACTGTTTGTCCAAAACATCTTTGTGTTTAATGCGGCAGTAGGTCCGGATTAAACTAGGATTACAGGTGAGCTTTTATTTAGAAACCGTatgtcaatatttaaaatacagatGGATAACCTCGGAACACCGAGTGTTCTAGACGTCATTTCTACACGTGATTTTCGCGACGCTTAGTCTACATGTTGAGAAATCATGCTGCCGccacaaaatttaatgtttagaCTATGGTACTTCTGCTAAATATCAGCAAGTTATCTTAATAAATATACACGCACACAAAGGACAGTACGCACCaaggtatttgatataccaggtgaGTCGT
Proteins encoded:
- the LOC121389703 gene encoding uncharacterized protein LOC121389703 — protein: MTSVTFDANYAPSLGMECSSGGALTLDASSFTDFSWVAELRISNCEISSLAANAFQNLNSLNLLLISGGSISNLSLDTLYVVNIQKDYTAPSPRGEFALLNVKTNGSLPQALFSNLVNVTSISIINCGITSLHASTFGSLAKLSKVTIDEEILTYLDADTFTVSNQGLGILVLNCINWNCTCRLWWMDILNLSSDTLYGVNIQKDYTAPSPRGEFALINVRTNGSLPQALFSNLINVMSISVINCGMTSLHANTFGSLAKLSKVTIDEQMLTYLDADTFTVSNQGLGVLVLNSINCYIGLILKLI